tccactgtttccccatctatttgccatgaagtgatgggaccggatgccatgatcttagttttctgaatgttgaattttaagccaactttttcactctcctctttcactttcatcaagaggctctttagttctttgctttctgccataagggtgatgtcatctgcatatctgaggttattgatatttctcccagcaatattgatcccagcttgtgcttcatccagtccagcatttctcgtgatgtgctctgcatagaagttaaataagcagggtgacaacatacagccttgacgcactcctttcccgatttggaaccagtctgttgttatatGTCCATGTTCCATGTctgctgcttcctaacctgcatacagatttctcaggaggcagatcaggtggtctggtattcccatctcttgaaggattttccacagtttgtggtgatccacacaatcaaaggctttggcatagtcaataaagcagaagtagatgtttttctggaactctcttacttttttgataatacaatggatgttggcaatttgatctctggttcctctaccttttctaaatccagcttgaacatctggaagttcacagttcatgtactgttgaagcctggcttggagaattttcagcattactttgctagtgtgtgagatgagtgcaattgtgcaatagtttgaacattctttggcattgccttctttgggattggaatgaaaactgaccttttccagtcctatggccactgctgagttttccaaatttgctggcatattgagtgcagcactttcacagcatcatcttttaggacctgaaataggtcaactggaattccatcacatccactagctttgttcatagtgatgcttcgtaagacccgcttgacttcacattccaggatgtctggctctaggtgagtgatcgtatcatcgtgattatctggatcgtcaagatcttttttgtacagttcttctgtgtattcttgtcacctcttcttaatatcttctgcttctgttaggtccataccatttctgtcctttattgagcccatctttgcatgaaatgttcccttggtatctctaattttcttgaagagatctctagtctttcccattctattgttttcttctatttctttgcattgatcattgatcCATAAAATCTATAacaaagaaaaaggcattggtgtGAAACTTTTTATTGTGTAATtagttttaaaagtgaaagtagcACTCTGGGAGTGACTGTTAAAGGAAATTGGTTTAAAAGTTTCTACAGCTTAGATGTCCAAATGCTAGGGAATGGTAGGGTGTAAAACAGGATGTATCCACCTGAGGGAATATGatgcagatattaaagaataaGTTTGAGGTGTAGAAGTAAAAGGTCACCTAAATTCCAGGTGAAAAACACCTGATTGTTCTTAAGTTACATGAAAAAAGTTTTAGTTTTAAggtatacataaatattaatagttgTTGGGACATCATGATGGACATGATAGtggaatttattttataacttccATAATACTTCTGTCATGTTGTTGCTTTGATGATACATATATTAGAGACAGAGAGCAGTGGTAAAGATTTTCTCCACTGGAAGTGGGAGGGAAAGCTTGGCTCTTGCAGAAACCGTTTTTTTAACGGCCAGTGtgaaggtggtggtttagtcgctaagccgtgtccaactcctgcaacaccatggactctagcctgccaggctcctctgtccatgggatttttcaagccatactggagtgggttcagtgtgaaagtgaaagtgaagtcgctcagtcgtgtccaactctttgcaaccctgttgactgtgtccatgggattttccaggcaagagtactggagtgggttgccatttccttctccagggcatcttcatgacccagggatcgaaccctagtctcctgcatggtaggcaaACACTtaaccgcctgagccaccagtgtgAAGGTGATGAAGTGAAATTAGAATCCAACAGTTCCTGTGGCAGCCACCAGGGGGCACCACCAGCCCAGAGCAGGTTGATAACTAGGGACAAACTGTCACCTACGCGGGACTGGGTGTCCTGTCTGTATTCACAGATGTTTACAAATTGTGTTTGTAATACTATTTCTGAATCTGCCCATGTGGCTGGATTGAGATTACCCCATAAAAATGAATTATCTGCCTCTCGGTTCCAGTGAAATCCAGTAGATATTTTTGGCGGTTTGTTTAGAGATGAACTCAATTTCCTGTGATTAATATTTACAGACCAAAAGTTCGAAAGATGATAATGCACTCTGTTCATTCTGTAAAACCATTGCAGCTGGACATTATTCAAtgtcagtttgtttgtttttgcagctTGGTGGTCTGTCATGCCACCAAGGACTAGAATAGACTAGAATAGGGGAATTCAGAAATAGAATAAACTGAGAGTCTGTTGGCTCAGCTGGTCTCCACGGTAATAGTCCATACTTAAATTGTTTTATCTAGTCAAGTTGCTCGCATATGAAACTCAAAAGAGGGGCTGAGTACACAGGGCCGTTTCCCAGCACCTCCTGTAGCTCATGTCTATGTGACTGAGAGAAAACACCACACCCCAATGGCAAACATCAGAGGGTGAGGTAAATGGAACAGGTGTGGAGGGTCCCAGCTTGGTTCTAGGACCTTAGCCAATAGATGAATCTTATCAAGAAATGGGACTAGCCCTcgctttgttttatttataaccTTGCATTCTTGAGAAAGGAAACAGCTGTTTTGGTCATTCTTGTCAATGGGCTTAACTTCTGAGTTCACATACATCACAGAGCATTtacttagccttttttttttttaaattttaaaatgaaatatgatgagtcctgctctttttaaaaatatctgacacAGCCTAAAACTACAGATGCTGTTTATCTCACGGTGACACTATGCCTGCCGATGTCATATCACCTGCAGCAGAAGTTCTTTTCTTCAGCTTTGTTGGAAGAATTTCAGGCGTCAGCATTCTATTTGAGAGTGTCCCAGAGCAGGTGCCCACAAACTTTTTTTCTGTCAGGGGCCAAATAATAAGTGTTTTAGGCTTTTCAGGTAAGTCTTTTAGGCTTAGTGGGCCATATGCAATCTGTCAGACATCCTCGCCTCTGTCCTTGTAGTAGAGacagccatagacaatatgtaaacaaatgagcatgcttgcgtgccaataaaactttatttatggaaactgaaatgtaaatttcatataattttcatgtgttaCAAAATatcctttttgatttttttttcaatcatttcaGAACGTAGAAGCCATTCTTAGCTTGCAAGCCTTATAAAGAGAGGtggcagggacttctctggtggtccagtggctaagactctgcaattgccatgcagggggcctgggtttgatccctgtcagggaactagatccaacatgctgcaactaagatttcgagtgctgcaactgaagaccccaaattgctgcaactaagacccagcacaggcaaatcaataaaaaaagggaattagagagagagagagatggccaGCTAGATTTGGCTCTCAGGCCATAATTTGCTGACCCCTGTCCTAGATGCATTAATAAGTGACAGTTTTAAAGGACCTCAAGTGGTGACGTTTAGAGAGTAGTCAAAGATGTCACAAGTGTGAATGTGCCTCTGGATCTATTTGTtaggagagaggagagtgagggGTTTAGAATTGGTATTGAGGGAAGTTGAAGAGGGGAAAGAGAACAGAGGAGAATGAACCAGTGAATTCTAGAAAAttcctttgcttccttccttGTGTTTCTGCAGTTCTTACTGAAGTGTAATGATTAGCCCAGTAGCAGAGTGagcgcatgctaagttgcctctgTTGTGTGCAcagctttgcaaccctatggactgtagcctgccaggcttctgtatccatggaattctctaggcaagaatactggagtgggttgccatgccttcctccaggggatcttcccaacccaggaaccgaagtctcatgtctcctccaatggcaggcgagttctttatcactaatgccacctgggaaatcctaagtAGCAGAATAATATGGTGCAATTCAACTGGTCTTTCCCTGCCCCAGATTGCTTTAACTGGCCTTTTCAGTTTGAGTTTTCATAAACAGCATGTGTGACAAAGAGCAAAATTCTAACCTTTCTCAAGCAGGAGGAGCATCTGAGGCTAGTTCCTCCTCTGCAGGAGTTGGGACTGTGATTGTCTGCTTTTTATGTCAGCCACATGGCCAGCATGACTTCAGATACTGGTCCATCGTCTTCAGAACCTGAGATACTGGCTATATAATTTTAATCTTCAAGAGTCAAAACgatcactggtggtccagtgagcaAGACTTCACACTTAGGGatatgggttccattcctggctggagaactaagatccaagcaagaatactggagtgggttgctatttcctcctccaggggatcttcccgacccagagactgaacccctgtctcctgcattgcaggcagattctttactgctgtgccacctgggaagcccttgctgcCCCCACTGAACTCCTCTTAGCATCTTTGCTGGcccctcccatctcctccttcctctaGAAGGAAGGTGCCATCACTCTAGAAATCAACCTGTGTGCCATTACTCTAAAAATTAACCAGAGCTTCTGCAGGAGAGGCCAGGTCCTTGCACCATGAAATACTGGGCTTCCTTGactgctcagtggtaaaaaatccacctgcaatgcaggagcctcaggtttgatccctggatctgaaagatcctctggaggagggcatggcaacccaccccagtattcttgcctggagaatcccatggacagaggagcctgacgggctacagcccatagggtcacaaagagtctggtacgactgaagtgtcttagcccCCATGCGCATACCACAGTCTGAGGTCTTATTGAACAAGCTGATGACAGTTGTCTCTTCTGTCCTCCCTTCATATGAAAATGTCGAAGtcttcttattattttctttccattttcagatTTCCCATCTTTGGCCAGAACTGATTTGCCAAGCCCAGGGGTAGCCCAGGAAAGCTCCATCTTCTCTGGTGGGTCTTCCCATGCCATCACTCCCACTCCCCAGCCTCCAACCGGTGACTCAGAGCCCACGGTCTTATGGAGAGATTCATTTCCTCAGACGTCTGGATCCTCGGATCACTTGGAGAAACTACTCAAGATTGATCTGGAGAGTCCACCGTCATCTGATTATAAAGAAGAAGGCCACTCTCAGACGTCACAGTCTTCCTCAGGACCAGCAATAGCTAATCTGCTGCCTGAAAATGTGACAGCATTTCCCTCTACAATGGCGGTGTCTTCTCTGCACACCATCCTGGCCACTCCGAAGTCTCTCTCTGCATCCCTCCCTGCCACCAACACGGCAGTGATGCCACCTCTGACTTGGCAGCCTCGGAGAGCCACCTCCGCCCCAGCCATAGCCACGATCACTAGCACGACCACAACTGCGGTTTCGacttccctctccagggcatccACGGACTCACGAGGCCCACCCACCACGGTGCCCTTTCGAGACATCGCCAATCTGACTTGGAGCGTGGAGGATGCCGGGGAGTCTGTTACATTTCCTTTGTCAAATGTGGCAAATTTGACAGCTACAAATATGACAGCTTCCCAAGAGAATGGGAAGGCCAGTGCAGGCGACCCCTCCCTGAGCAATGCCCCAGGAAGCCAGCAAGGCCTTACCATTGAGCAGTGGCTCCTGATTGGGACTGTGCTCTTCGGGGTCCTCTTTCTTGCCATAGGCCTGGCCCTGTTGGGCAGAATGCTCCTAGAATCCCTCCGCAGAAGACGTTACTCGAGGCTAGATTATTTGATCAATGGCATCTACGTTGACATCTAAAGAGAACACTAGCTGTCTCATAATTCGTGTAGTTACTGCTAGCCTCACTGCAGCAAGTTTCTGGGGACTTTCTGATCTTCGCAGGATTTTTCAAGTGTTTTGAAGACAGGCAGATGCCTCTTACTGCATTCTTTTTGCTTGTTCTTTAGAGAGAAAGGGGGCAAAGAAACAAATGGGGTGGCCTGAGTGATCTGTCTCTAAACCATTAGATGAAAACAAAGCTCTACCTAAAGCAATAAAGAATAATTGCCACATAAATTGGAAAGCGACTGGCTTTTTTACAGAGAAAAAGGGTTAGGATTCCTAGGCTCCATTTCACTAATGTTTCTGGTTCCCGATAAAGTTGACTGTGTATGATATTAATTCTAATGGatttactttcctttttataaGAATTCCAATAAAACTTATTCCAGATGTAGTTCCTTCCAATTAAGTATTTGAATAAATCTTTTGGTACTCAGTAATGTTCCTGTAAATGACACATCCCGTTGGATAACTTTAAATTTATTCCCACCAGCAAAATGATTAAATGATGAAAATATGTGTTCTAAGTtaaaatgacaaccccctcccccccgccttTTCCCATCAGTGAGCAAAAGGGTGTCCTTAGGGAGAATTCTAGCAGAATATTAGTCTGCATGGAGACAATGATAAGTGAGTTCTGATACATGGCCAAATCTACTTTGGGTCTGTTCtagctaaatattttttttttccaaagaaataaaatacataggcaTTTTCTAAACTTAAGTAAGTTTAAAATGTAACAGCATGATTGATAATTCCTTATCTAAACTGGCCCAATAGTCAATTTTGGCCTTATTTGGAA
This region of Ovis canadensis isolate MfBH-ARS-UI-01 breed Bighorn chromosome 3, ARS-UI_OviCan_v2, whole genome shotgun sequence genomic DNA includes:
- the MANSC1 gene encoding MANSC domain-containing protein 1, producing MFFQGRWILTYTFVIICFLTLRLSTSQNCLTESLEDVVIDIQSSLSKGIRGNEPIHTLTHQDCINSCCSTKNISGDKACNLMIFDTQKKIKLPNCYLFFCPSEEACPLKPAKGLMSYRIIRDFPSLARTDLPSPGVAQESSIFSGGSSHAITPTPQPPTGDSEPTVLWRDSFPQTSGSSDHLEKLLKIDLESPPSSDYKEEGHSQTSQSSSGPAIANLLPENVTAFPSTMAVSSLHTILATPKSLSASLPATNTAVMPPLTWQPRRATSAPAIATITSTTTTAVSTSLSRASTDSRGPPTTVPFRDIANLTWSVEDAGESVTFPLSNVANLTATNMTASQENGKASAGDPSLSNAPGSQQGLTIEQWLLIGTVLFGVLFLAIGLALLGRMLLESLRRRRYSRLDYLINGIYVDI